In Candidatus Promineifilum breve, one genomic interval encodes:
- a CDS encoding cytochrome c oxidase assembly protein — protein sequence MGIEAMGIQAMNGLSEATFWRALAAAGIFLVGLVYVRGWRRLQAFHDEPPPRTAPASVRSFTLFIAGLALLAVAFVSPLGYLATQYFSARIIQHMLLVASIPSLLMLSNPLPALLHGLPERNRVALLARWNDGPPGPGRRFLRWVTAPGVTLLAFLCICWFWYDPLVHAATLRFGFVHALELLSLLTVGLLNWWHITAAWPHVHGRMAPIVRILYAFISVWPVKVVGLILLFLADSPYPYPQTFQFSGLDIDDAVFGAMIAWIVSGLAYAVAAVGLVNEWLAREVDKPALPEANWATDEAMIAPHIKRRP from the coding sequence ATGGGCATCGAAGCGATGGGCATCCAAGCGATGAATGGCTTGAGCGAAGCGACATTCTGGCGGGCGCTGGCCGCGGCGGGGATTTTCCTCGTCGGGCTGGTCTATGTGCGCGGCTGGCGGCGCTTACAGGCTTTCCACGACGAGCCGCCGCCCAGGACTGCCCCGGCCTCGGTCCGCTCGTTCACGCTGTTCATCGCCGGGCTGGCCCTGTTGGCCGTGGCGTTCGTCTCGCCGCTGGGCTATCTCGCCACACAATACTTCAGCGCGCGCATCATCCAGCACATGCTGCTCGTGGCCTCCATCCCCAGCCTGCTCATGCTGTCCAATCCGCTGCCGGCCCTGCTCCACGGCCTGCCGGAGCGCAACCGTGTGGCCTTGCTGGCGCGCTGGAACGATGGCCCGCCCGGCCCCGGCCGCCGTTTTCTGCGCTGGGTCACGGCCCCCGGCGTCACCCTGCTGGCCTTCCTGTGCATCTGCTGGTTCTGGTATGACCCGCTGGTCCACGCGGCGACGCTGCGCTTCGGCTTCGTCCACGCCCTGGAGCTGCTCAGCCTGTTAACCGTCGGCCTGCTCAACTGGTGGCATATCACCGCCGCCTGGCCCCATGTCCACGGCCGCATGGCCCCCATCGTCCGCATCCTCTATGCCTTCATCAGCGTCTGGCCGGTCAAGGTCGTTGGTCTAATCCTGCTGTTCTTGGCCGATTCGCCCTACCCCTATCCCCAGACCTTCCAGTTCAGCGGCCTGGACATCGACGACGCCGTTTTTGGGGCGATGATCGCCTGGATCGTCAGCGGCCTGGCCTATGCCGTGGCCGCCGTCGGTCTGGTCAACGAGTGGCTGGCCCGCGAGGTGGACAAGCCGGCCCTGCCCGAAGCCAACTGGGCCACCGACGAGGCCATGATCGCCCCCCACATCAAGCGCCGGCCATGA
- a CDS encoding MOSC domain-containing protein produces the protein MNVISVNVGRAQRIENAKSIGVTGIYKMPAAAPVRIAALGLAGDAICDVKHHGGVDQAVYVYGQADYDWWSAELGRELEPGTFGENLTISELASAMLSIGDRLHLAEVVLEVTSPRIPCVTLAARMGEPTFAKRFRQAARPGVYCRVIREGDVSAGEPVWLEPYTGATLGVVENFNDHYVREWDEAMLRRHLAAPIAIRERVELEERLARLTGDQEFNHG, from the coding sequence ATGAACGTCATCAGTGTCAACGTCGGCCGTGCCCAACGCATTGAGAACGCCAAATCCATCGGCGTGACGGGTATCTACAAGATGCCGGCCGCCGCGCCGGTGCGCATCGCCGCCCTGGGGCTGGCCGGCGACGCCATCTGCGACGTGAAGCATCACGGCGGGGTCGATCAGGCGGTCTACGTCTACGGCCAGGCGGATTACGATTGGTGGTCGGCCGAACTCGGCCGCGAACTTGAGCCGGGCACGTTCGGCGAGAACCTGACCATTAGCGAGCTGGCGAGCGCAATGCTGTCGATCGGCGACCGGCTGCACCTGGCCGAAGTGGTGCTCGAAGTCACGTCGCCGCGCATCCCCTGCGTCACGCTGGCGGCGCGCATGGGCGAACCGACCTTCGCCAAGCGGTTCCGGCAGGCGGCGCGGCCCGGCGTCTATTGCCGGGTGATCCGCGAGGGGGACGTGAGCGCCGGGGAGCCGGTGTGGCTGGAGCCGTATACCGGGGCCACGCTGGGCGTCGTCGAAAACTTTAACGACCATTACGTCCGCGAATGGGACGAGGCCATGCTGCGCCGCCATCTGGCCGCGCCCATCGCCATCCGCGAGCGGGTCGAACTGGAGGAGCGGCTGGCCCGGCTAACCGGGGATCAAGAATTTAACCACGGCTAG
- a CDS encoding phage antirepressor N-terminal domain-containing protein, translating to MDKSLSVVEQKTVEFYGDEIVAVRSKDGTVYVPVRPICDLLGVSWSSQQNRINRDEVLSEVVENISVFVTNTQGQDQRRTMLCLPLDYISGFLFGLSAGRVREDIKDKIIRYKKECYQVLAEAFHEGRLNPDTDFEALLQTDSPAAQAYKTFQALAKLARHQLILESRLDQHEVRLEQLESTIGDPGRYVTPDQASQISQAVKTVALKLGKSSGRNEYGAVYGELYRKFGITGYKQLPGSKFQVAMNWLNEWRENIEGDLPF from the coding sequence ATGGACAAATCACTCTCTGTTGTCGAGCAAAAGACGGTTGAGTTCTACGGTGATGAGATCGTGGCCGTTCGGTCCAAAGACGGCACCGTTTACGTTCCCGTCCGCCCTATTTGTGATTTGTTGGGAGTATCCTGGTCTTCTCAACAAAACCGGATCAACCGTGATGAAGTCCTGTCCGAAGTAGTGGAGAATATCTCCGTGTTCGTTACGAACACGCAGGGTCAGGATCAGCGTCGCACGATGCTCTGCCTCCCTCTCGACTATATCAGCGGGTTTCTCTTTGGGCTAAGCGCCGGTCGGGTGAGAGAGGATATCAAGGACAAGATCATCCGATATAAGAAGGAATGCTACCAAGTCCTGGCCGAGGCGTTCCACGAAGGCCGGTTGAACCCCGACACGGACTTTGAGGCGCTACTACAAACTGACTCCCCGGCCGCTCAGGCTTATAAAACCTTCCAAGCCTTGGCGAAATTGGCTCGGCATCAACTCATCCTTGAGTCTCGATTGGATCAGCACGAGGTGCGGCTGGAACAACTGGAATCAACAATTGGCGATCCGGGCCGCTATGTTACGCCCGACCAAGCCAGCCAAATCAGCCAGGCAGTCAAGACCGTGGCGTTGAAGCTAGGGAAGAGTAGTGGTCGCAACGAATATGGCGCGGTTTATGGGGAGTTGTATCGCAAGTTTGGGATTACAGGTTATAAGCAGCTACCGGGTTCTAAGTTCCAAGTTGCGATGAATTGGCTCAACGAGTGGCGGGAGAATATTGAAGGAGATTTGCCATTCTGA
- a CDS encoding malate dehydrogenase has product MTKLVKVAVTGAAGQIGYSILPRLASGEVFGPDTRVALHLLEITPALQALEGVVMELDDCAFPLLDSIVATDDPKVAFDGVNWALLIGSRPRSKGMERGDLIKVNGPIFVGQGQALSEVAADDVRVAVVGNPANTNALIAMNNAGDIPADRFSALTRLDQNRAYAQLAQKAGVRVTDVSNVAIWGNHSATQYPDFENARINGRPAMDVISDHDWLRGPFIDTVQKRGAAIIAARGLSSAMSAANAALDHVRSFLHATPDGDWFSAVVPSDGSYGIDKGLMFSFPLVSDGHGGWSIVQGLSWSDFAKEKVALTQDELREERAVVADLLKS; this is encoded by the coding sequence ATGACCAAGCTCGTTAAAGTTGCTGTCACCGGAGCGGCCGGCCAGATCGGCTACTCCATCCTGCCCCGCCTGGCGAGTGGCGAGGTCTTCGGCCCCGACACCCGCGTCGCCCTGCATCTGCTGGAGATCACCCCGGCCCTGCAAGCCCTGGAGGGCGTCGTCATGGAACTCGACGACTGCGCCTTCCCCCTGCTCGATAGCATCGTCGCCACCGACGATCCCAAGGTGGCCTTCGACGGTGTCAACTGGGCGCTGCTCATCGGCTCCCGGCCGCGCTCAAAGGGCATGGAGCGCGGCGACCTGATCAAGGTCAACGGCCCCATCTTCGTCGGCCAGGGCCAGGCGCTCAGCGAAGTGGCCGCCGATGACGTGCGCGTGGCCGTGGTCGGCAACCCGGCCAACACCAACGCCCTGATCGCCATGAACAACGCCGGCGACATCCCCGCTGACCGCTTCAGCGCCCTGACCCGCCTCGACCAGAACCGCGCCTACGCCCAACTGGCCCAGAAAGCCGGCGTGCGCGTCACCGACGTCAGCAACGTCGCCATCTGGGGCAACCACAGTGCCACGCAATACCCCGACTTCGAGAACGCGCGGATCAACGGCCGCCCGGCGATGGACGTCATCAGCGACCACGACTGGCTGCGCGGGCCGTTCATCGACACCGTGCAGAAGCGCGGCGCGGCCATCATCGCCGCCCGCGGGCTGTCGTCGGCCATGTCGGCGGCCAACGCGGCCCTCGACCACGTGCGCAGCTTCCTGCACGCCACGCCCGACGGCGACTGGTTCTCGGCCGTCGTGCCGTCCGATGGCAGCTACGGCATCGACAAGGGGCTGATGTTCTCCTTCCCCCTCGTCAGCGACGGCCACGGCGGCTGGAGCATCGTCCAGGGGCTGAGCTGGAGCGACTTCGCCAAAGAGAAGGTCGCCCTTACCCAGGACGAACTGCGCGAAGAACGCGCCGTCGTCGCCGATCTGTTAAAGAGCTAA
- the lpdA gene encoding dihydrolipoyl dehydrogenase has protein sequence MADQYDVVVLGAGPGGYVAAIRSAQLGLKVAVVEKQYMGGVCLNIGCIPTKALLKNAEVAHTLQHRAKEFGFSFDNLKLDYNAAFKRSRQVSDRLVKGVGFLMKKNKIDVYDGAGTLTGPNGVAVKLNDGKEAALTAKNIIIATGARPRPFPGVDFDDKKIISYIPAILAENPPKSVVIIGGGAIGVEFAYMWVNYGVDVTILEMMPHLLPNEEPEVSDVLEKSYKKLGVKFQTNAKVTDIEKTDDGVRINVEGSEPLAAEVCLVAINFMPNSEGIGLEAAGVKLTERKNIAIDGNMRTNVPNIYAIGDVATDYRLAHVASAMGIVAAESIAGHPTHPLEFRMMPRCTYGQPQVASFGYTEAAAKEAGYEVRVGQFPFQPNGKALGLGERDGFVKIIADAKYGEILGAHLVGPDVTELLPELTLARNNELTAEEIARNVHAHPTLSEALMEAAHGVEGMPIHI, from the coding sequence ATGGCAGATCAATACGATGTCGTAGTCCTGGGGGCGGGGCCGGGCGGCTATGTGGCCGCCATTCGCTCGGCGCAGTTGGGATTGAAGGTGGCCGTCGTCGAGAAGCAATACATGGGTGGCGTCTGCCTCAACATCGGCTGCATCCCCACCAAGGCCCTGCTGAAGAACGCCGAGGTGGCCCACACGCTGCAACACCGGGCCAAGGAGTTCGGCTTCAGCTTCGACAACCTGAAGCTCGACTACAACGCCGCCTTCAAGCGCAGCCGCCAGGTGTCCGACCGGCTGGTGAAGGGCGTCGGCTTCCTGATGAAGAAGAACAAGATCGACGTCTACGACGGCGCGGGGACACTGACCGGGCCGAATGGCGTGGCGGTCAAGCTCAACGACGGCAAGGAAGCCGCGCTGACGGCCAAGAACATCATCATCGCCACCGGCGCCCGGCCGCGGCCGTTCCCCGGCGTCGATTTCGATGATAAAAAGATCATCTCCTATATCCCGGCCATCCTGGCCGAGAACCCGCCCAAGTCGGTGGTCATCATCGGCGGCGGGGCCATTGGCGTCGAGTTCGCCTACATGTGGGTCAACTACGGCGTGGACGTGACCATCCTGGAGATGATGCCCCACCTGCTGCCCAACGAGGAGCCGGAAGTCAGCGACGTGCTGGAGAAGTCGTACAAGAAGCTGGGCGTCAAGTTCCAGACCAACGCCAAGGTCACCGACATCGAGAAGACCGACGATGGCGTGCGGATCAACGTCGAGGGGAGCGAGCCGCTGGCGGCCGAGGTCTGCCTGGTGGCGATCAACTTCATGCCCAACAGCGAGGGCATCGGCCTGGAGGCGGCCGGGGTCAAGCTGACCGAGCGCAAGAATATCGCCATCGACGGCAACATGCGCACCAACGTGCCCAACATCTACGCCATCGGCGACGTCGCCACCGATTACCGCCTGGCCCATGTGGCTTCGGCGATGGGCATCGTCGCCGCCGAGAGCATCGCCGGGCATCCGACCCACCCGCTGGAGTTCCGCATGATGCCGCGCTGCACCTACGGCCAGCCGCAGGTCGCCAGCTTCGGCTACACCGAGGCCGCGGCCAAGGAAGCGGGCTACGAGGTGCGCGTCGGCCAGTTCCCGTTCCAGCCCAACGGCAAGGCGCTGGGGCTGGGCGAGCGCGACGGCTTCGTGAAGATCATCGCCGACGCCAAGTACGGCGAAATCCTGGGCGCGCACCTGGTCGGCCCGGACGTGACCGAGCTACTGCCGGAGCTGACCCTGGCCCGCAACAACGAACTGACGGCCGAGGAGATCGCCCGCAACGTCCACGCCCACCCGACGCTGAGCGAGGCGTTGATGGAGGCGGCACATGGGGTGGAGGGGATGCCGATCCATATTTAG
- a CDS encoding class I SAM-dependent methyltransferase produces MLKPLKQFIGLHFPFLVRNWRRIKFHPKLVGSREEVFNDIYRKRIWGDPESISGTGSNLAQTAEIRRLMPPLLDELGCRSLLDVPCGDFYWMRLLDLDQAYTGGDIVADLIERNQREYGNEHRRFIHVDLVQDQLPTADLLLCRDCLVHLCYADIFRALVNIKSSGCEYLLTTTYPSHERNHDTPTGSWRALALHLPPFNFPSPLRLIDEKCPDLGYEDKHLGLWRVADLPHYPIDHS; encoded by the coding sequence ATGCTTAAACCGCTAAAACAATTCATTGGCCTCCACTTTCCATTCCTGGTTCGCAACTGGCGGCGAATCAAGTTCCATCCGAAGCTGGTCGGCTCGCGCGAGGAGGTGTTCAATGACATCTACCGTAAACGCATCTGGGGCGATCCCGAATCGATTTCCGGGACCGGCTCCAACCTGGCGCAGACCGCGGAAATCCGTCGGCTCATGCCGCCGCTCCTGGATGAGCTGGGTTGTCGCTCGTTGCTGGACGTGCCCTGCGGCGATTTTTATTGGATGCGGCTGCTCGATCTGGATCAGGCGTACACCGGCGGCGATATCGTGGCCGATCTGATTGAGCGCAACCAGCGAGAATACGGCAATGAGCACCGGCGCTTTATCCACGTCGATCTGGTACAGGACCAACTGCCCACGGCCGATCTGCTGCTGTGCCGTGACTGTCTGGTTCACCTCTGCTATGCCGACATCTTCCGCGCCCTGGTCAATATCAAGTCGTCGGGCTGTGAATATCTCTTGACAACAACTTATCCCTCCCACGAACGCAACCACGACACACCGACCGGCTCCTGGCGCGCGCTGGCGTTGCACCTGCCACCGTTCAACTTTCCCTCACCGTTGCGTCTTATCGATGAGAAATGCCCTGACCTGGGGTACGAAGACAAGCACCTGGGTTTGTGGCGGGTGGCCGACCTGCCCCATTACCCCATCGACCATTCATAA
- a CDS encoding TrmH family RNA methyltransferase, whose product MITITSTQNPHVKNVIKLNDRRARDEARRTVVEGAREVGLALGRGVVPVEAFICPELIDGPAAETAARHLVTIGQTGMSEVFYVSPEVFAKMAYRGGSGGLLLVVAYRPARLDDIQIRGVPFLVIVEEAEKPGNLGAVLRTADAAGVDAVIVPIPPGSRGTDLHNPNVIRASLGAYFTVPAVAAPSDEAIAWLRAHDIAIVAATPAAETLYTAADLSGRVAVAVGSEAWGLGEAWLAAADVRVRIPMSGQVDSLNLSASAALLMYEVVRQRGGAGEQGGRGAGEIDS is encoded by the coding sequence ATGATTACTATCACCAGCACACAAAACCCCCACGTCAAGAACGTCATCAAGCTCAACGACCGGCGGGCGCGCGACGAGGCGCGGCGAACAGTCGTGGAAGGCGCGCGCGAGGTGGGGCTGGCCCTCGGCCGCGGCGTCGTGCCGGTCGAGGCGTTTATCTGCCCCGAACTCATCGACGGCCCGGCGGCGGAGACGGCCGCCCGCCATCTGGTGACCATCGGCCAGACGGGCATGAGCGAGGTCTTCTACGTCTCGCCGGAGGTCTTCGCCAAGATGGCCTATCGCGGCGGCAGCGGCGGCTTGCTGCTGGTTGTGGCCTACCGCCCGGCGCGGCTGGACGACATTCAAATTCGCGGCGTGCCCTTCCTGGTCATTGTCGAGGAGGCGGAGAAGCCGGGAAATCTGGGCGCGGTCTTGCGCACGGCCGACGCCGCCGGGGTCGATGCCGTCATCGTGCCCATCCCGCCCGGCAGCCGGGGCACCGACCTCCATAACCCCAACGTCATTCGCGCCAGCCTGGGGGCCTACTTCACCGTGCCGGCCGTGGCCGCGCCGAGCGACGAGGCCATCGCCTGGCTGCGCGCCCACGACATCGCCATCGTCGCCGCCACGCCCGCGGCCGAGACGCTCTACACCGCCGCCGACCTGTCCGGCCGCGTGGCCGTGGCCGTGGGCAGCGAGGCGTGGGGGCTGGGCGAGGCCTGGCTGGCCGCGGCCGACGTGCGCGTGCGCATCCCCATGAGCGGGCAGGTGGATAGCCTCAATTTGTCGGCCTCGGCGGCGCTGCTCATGTACGAAGTGGTGCGGCAGCGCGGGGGGGCGGGGGAGCAGGGGGGCAGGGGGGCAGGGGAGATCGATTCGTAG
- a CDS encoding aminoglycoside phosphotransferase family protein, with product MIIVDTTYCTRRIMDIHGPRGAAWLARLPDLLDEFAARWSLVVLPPFPVQSFNYVAPVIGPDGEALVLKAGLLHSELWSEIDALRLFDGRGVARLLDVDRERGVLLLERVRPGDSLHGLPDAEQIIALANVLRRLWRPLPNEHPFRTIPDLARGLDRLRDAFGGGYGPFPPRRVDRAAALFRELTSDAAPPVLIHGDANPGNVLRSARDGWLAIDPKGYAGQPLWDVATYLNDPPPAAPAETRRRQQRRVALLAQALDEPRAAILTWAEAHAVLSACWSYEDHGAGWEPALALAELYEAMG from the coding sequence ATGATCATCGTCGATACCACCTACTGCACCCGAAGAATAATGGACATCCACGGCCCGCGCGGCGCGGCCTGGCTGGCCCGGTTGCCGGACTTGCTCGATGAGTTCGCCGCTCGCTGGTCACTGGTTGTGCTGCCTCCTTTTCCTGTCCAATCGTTTAACTACGTCGCCCCGGTGATCGGGCCGGACGGCGAAGCGCTGGTGCTCAAGGCCGGCTTGCTCCATAGCGAGTTGTGGAGCGAGATCGACGCCTTGCGGCTATTCGACGGCCGCGGCGTGGCGCGCCTGCTGGATGTCGACCGGGAGCGGGGCGTGTTGCTGCTGGAGCGCGTCAGGCCCGGCGATTCGTTGCATGGCTTGCCGGACGCCGAGCAAATAATCGCGCTGGCAAATGTTCTGCGCCGCCTGTGGCGGCCCCTGCCCAACGAGCACCCGTTCCGCACCATCCCCGATCTGGCCCGCGGCCTCGACCGGCTGCGCGATGCATTCGGTGGCGGCTATGGCCCGTTCCCACCGCGACGGGTGGATCGGGCGGCGGCGCTCTTCCGCGAATTGACGAGCGACGCCGCCCCGCCGGTGCTCATCCACGGCGACGCCAACCCCGGCAACGTGCTGCGTAGCGCCCGCGACGGCTGGCTGGCTATCGACCCCAAGGGGTACGCCGGGCAGCCGCTATGGGACGTGGCGACCTATCTCAATGACCCGCCCCCGGCCGCCCCGGCCGAGACGCGCCGCCGGCAGCAGCGCCGCGTGGCCCTACTGGCCCAGGCGCTGGACGAACCGCGCGCCGCCATCCTGACCTGGGCCGAGGCCCACGCCGTGCTGTCGGCCTGTTGGAGCTACGAGGATCATGGCGCGGGCTGGGAGCCGGCGCTGGCCTTGGCCGAACTGTATGAGGCGATGGGTTAA
- the mce gene encoding methylmalonyl-CoA epimerase: MIKSINHIAIIVPELEGALDFWEGALGLKLARTESVPSEGVEVGFLPVGDSNLELMKPTTTDSGVARFLEKRGPGIHHLCLEVDDIEATMARLREHNIQLINEQPQAGHGGRQYAFVHPKSTGGVLVELYQLSDQ; the protein is encoded by the coding sequence ATGATCAAGAGCATCAATCACATCGCCATCATTGTGCCCGAACTGGAGGGCGCGCTGGATTTCTGGGAGGGGGCGCTGGGGCTAAAGCTGGCTCGCACCGAGTCCGTGCCCAGCGAGGGCGTCGAGGTGGGCTTCCTGCCCGTCGGCGACAGCAATCTGGAACTGATGAAGCCGACGACGACCGACAGCGGCGTGGCGCGCTTCCTGGAGAAACGCGGCCCCGGCATCCATCACCTGTGCCTGGAAGTGGATGACATCGAGGCCACAATGGCCCGCCTGCGTGAGCACAACATCCAACTCATCAACGAACAGCCCCAGGCCGGCCACGGCGGCCGCCAATACGCCTTCGTCCATCCCAAGAGCACGGGCGGCGTCCTGGTGGAGCTATATCAACTGAGTGACCAGTAA
- a CDS encoding gamma carbonic anhydrase family protein, giving the protein MTNTVRPTLHPGVWIADTATVRGDVTLGADVSVWFAAVLRGDEAPITVGERTNIQDGAVLHVSAGFPCVVGREVTIGHGAVVHGCTVEDGALIGIRATVLDGAVIGAGAVVGAGAVVPPAMHVPPGMLALGVPAKIVGPLSDAQRSAGPRAVDNYLARKEAYRQEQY; this is encoded by the coding sequence ATGACCAATACCGTTCGCCCCACCCTGCATCCCGGCGTCTGGATCGCCGACACCGCCACCGTGCGCGGCGACGTGACGCTGGGCGCCGACGTCAGCGTCTGGTTCGCCGCCGTGCTGCGTGGCGACGAAGCGCCCATCACCGTCGGCGAGCGCACCAATATCCAGGACGGAGCGGTGCTCCACGTCTCGGCCGGGTTCCCGTGCGTCGTCGGCCGCGAGGTGACCATCGGTCACGGCGCGGTCGTCCACGGCTGCACGGTGGAAGACGGCGCGCTCATCGGCATCCGGGCCACGGTGCTCGACGGGGCGGTCATCGGCGCGGGGGCGGTGGTGGGGGCCGGGGCCGTTGTGCCGCCCGCCATGCACGTGCCGCCGGGGATGCTGGCCCTCGGCGTCCCGGCCAAGATCGTCGGCCCGCTCAGCGATGCCCAGCGCTCGGCCGGCCCGCGCGCCGTGGACAACTATTTGGCCCGCAAAGAGGCGTATCGGCAGGAGCAATACTAA